The following coding sequences are from one Mycosarcoma maydis chromosome 23, whole genome shotgun sequence window:
- a CDS encoding Cytochrome P450 monooxygenase involved in Ustilagic Acid production, with translation MLNETIFGRQVADVREHGLFGRPFWLNALYAFLLYSAFLGYKSYFLHKTSRIPGPWHLHWTMLPALFYYVRGTQWRYVDKLHEKYGPLFRLGSRQIYVSDKDAIRQLLAKENLPKVNWYASLSRDPKTAGMFTTVNKEYHRSRRRLMSPAFAVEFTRQLEPFLVDATTKLFEGYHQRVQKASDPFKPLLFNVYEDLACLAMDILGETAFGVSFNLVACRDDPGADRKFADINKLLAKYLHDGGIRFFCRPFDKYMKRDLNVYKLTNPLVDARFAETEARRAAAGDAAEQVETREDILQYLVDASLEMQKGQKEKLTRTHVRDQCVELLIAGGETTSNTITYILKALLENPAKLAKLYETIEPEPLDDAVPGFTQLPETPYLDACIQEGMRMYPVTSELGRRTGKEPTVVLGHVIPPRTAISASLRALHYSPKYWASPNRYWPERFLPADSIHSASDPAPAADMEAFMPFGCGPRNCIGSKFAWHEMRMVLHTLLARYTISAVEATDKVDFRQFVTFQLAKPEYRIAVTPRMALKA, from the exons atgctcaacgAAACGATTTTCGGTCGTCAAGTCGCAGACGTGCGCGAGCACGGTCTGTTTGGGCGACCATTCTGGCTCAACGCCCTCTATGCTTTTCTGCTATACTCGGCTTTCCTG GGCTACAAGTCTTATTTCCTGCACAAGACGAGCCGTATCCCGGGACCATGGCATCTGCATtggacgatgctgccaGCGCTGTTCTACTATGTTCGTGGCACACAGTGGCGATATGTCGACAAGCTCCACGAAAAGTACGGACCGCTCTTCCGTCTCGGTAGTCGACAGATCTACGTTTCGGACAAGGATGCGATTCGACAACTGCTTGCAAAGGAGAATCTCCCAAAAGTGAATTGGTACGCTTCCTTGTCTCGCGACCCGAAGACGGCTGGCATGTTCACTACGGTCAACAAGGAGTACCACCGTTCACGACGTCGTCTGATGAGCCCGGCATTTGCGGTCGAATTTACccgccagctcgagccgtTCCTGGTGGATGCTACCACGAAATTATTTGAGGGTTACCACCAGCGCGTTCAGAAAGCATCCGACCCGTTCAAGCCGCTGCTCTTCAATGTGTACGAGGATCTGGCGTGCCTCGCCATGGACATCTTGGGTGAAACCGCTTTTGGAGTGAGCTTCAACCTGGTCGCTTGTCGAGACGACCCAGGCGCCGACCGCAAGTTCGCAGATATCAACAAGCTGTTGGCAAAGTATCTTCACGATGGCGGCATTCGGTTTTTCTGCCGACCGTTTGACAAGTACATGAAGCGCGATCTGAACGTGTACAAGCTCACCAACCCTTTGGTAGACGCGCGATTcgccgagaccgaagcaCGACGTGCggctgctggtgatgcagccgagcaggtcgagacTCGAGAGGACATCCTGCAATACCTCGTTGATGCGAGCTTGGAGATGCAAAAAGGTCAGAAGGAGAAGCTTACTCGAACCCATGTTCGCGATCAGtgtgtcgagctgcttATCGCTGGTGGAGAGACAACATCCAACACAATCACGTACATCCTCAAGGCTCTTCTCGAGAACCCGGCCAAGCTTGCAAAACTGTACGAGACGATCGAGCCCGAGCCGCTTGACGACGCTGTTCCGGGCTTTACCCAGCTTCCTGAAACGCCTTACTTGGACGCCTGCATTCAAGAAGGAATGCGTATGTATCCCGTCACCTCTGAGCTGGGCCGTCGCACGGGCAAAGAGCCGACCGTGGTGCTGGGACATGTTATCCCGCCTCGTACTGCGATTTCGGCCTCTCTTCGAGCACTGCACTACTCTCCCAAGTACTGGGCTTCCCCCAACAGGTATTGGCCGGAACGCTTCCTGCCTGCGGACTCGATCCACTCGGCCTCAGATCCAGCTCCTGCTGCCGACATGGAAGCCTTTATGCCTTTCGGTTGCGGTCCACGAAACTGCATCGGCTCCAAGTTCGCCTGGCACGAGATGCGCATGGTGCTACACACGTTGTTGGCACGATACACAATTTCAGCGGTCGAAGCGACGGACAAGGTCGACTTTCGACAGTTTGTCACTTTCCAATTGGCCAAACCGGAGTATCGTATTGCTGTGACACCCAGAATGGCACTCAAGGCATGA